In Plasmodium coatneyi strain Hackeri chromosome 5, complete sequence, a genomic segment contains:
- a CDS encoding Ribosomal protein L21, producing MNGWKVKPSRRSKVDVLINSPAQIKLSEVEDDRDRSGKFCVIEICGKARWVEEGRYYDVFRIKQEENKSIYLNRVFFYSTMEGKLLFGTPFLDNVRIKATVMKHFRGNKIYRLKFKPKKNYKRFYGHRQEMSRIYINKFEINNNLMDREQRKYNFFRDDSIYYVLNRIHNMVRPSLELKHLKKHFMDYLNKFCSLKFETFYKHRGNYKREKMLRNILKTKKLSKRPEVQEEVRKIEEEKESRRLNKYDPLADFDPVANECFIREHFYV from the coding sequence ATGAACGGATGGAAGGTCAAACCGAGTAGACGAAGCAAAGTGGACGTGTTGATAAACTCGCCTGCACAAATAAAACTTTCCGAAGTTGAGGATGATCGAGACAGGAGTGGTAAATTCTGTGTTATCGAAATATGTGGGAAAGCCCGATGGGTGGAGGAGGGAAGGTACTATGACGTATTCAGAATAAagcaagaagaaaataaaagcattTACCTGAACAGAGTGTTTTTTTATAGTACGATGGAAGGGAAGCTGCTCTTCGGCACACCCTTTTTAGACAACGTAAGAATCAAGGCAACAGTTATGAAGCATTTTcgaggaaataaaatttaccGATTGAAATTTAAGccgaagaaaaattacaaaaggTTTTATGGACACAGACAAGAAATGAGCAGAATTTACataaacaaatttgaaataaataataacctCATGGATAGGGAACAAAGGAAGTATAACTTTTTTAGAGACGATTCGATCTACTACGTCTTGAATCGTATTCACAACATGGTTAGGCCCAGCTTGGAATTgaagcatttaaaaaaacactttATGGATtatttgaacaaattttgtagCCTCAAGTTTGAAACATTTTACAAACACAGGGGTAATtacaaaagggagaaaatgcttcggaatattttgaaaacaaaaaagctCAGCAAACGGCCAGAAGTGCAGGAAGAGGTAAGGAAGatcgaagaggaaaaggagagtAGGCGTCTGAATAAGTATGATCCCCTTGCTGACTTCGACCCGGTGGCCAATGAGTGTTTCATACGGGAGCACTTCTACGTGTGA